AAACCGTCCAAAAAACAAGGATGGATAAAAGGCGGCATGGAAAAATCCAGGCGCGGGATGTGGAAGCTGACGCGCAATATGGAAAATATTGCCGTTACCCGTTTTTTCAGTATACGTATCAGTGAAAAAATGCGGCTGTTCATTCTTGAGCCTCATACGGGTAAGACACATCAGCTGAGAGTGGCAATGAAAAGTCTGGGTAGTCCTATTTTTGGGGACCGCTTATATGGAGGGACAGAATCCGAAACTACGTTCCTGTATGCATGGAAAATACAATTTACCTATCAACAACAAGAAATCGAAATTACTGCACCTTTGAAAAATGCATGGCAGGCTGAAAATATCTCTCATGCGCTGGAAGAATTTTATATGGCAAAAGCAGGTTAATAAATATAAATTAATTTATAAACAATATGATAAATATTTTTATAAAAATTTTTCAAGAAAACGGTTGACCGCAAATCTCTTCAAGCGTATAGTTCGCTTCTTCGCTGCTGACGAAACGGCGGTGATGAAGCAGTTCAAACGCTCTTTAACAAAACAGATTACCGATAAGTGTGAGTGCCTTGAGCCTCACACTGTTTGAAAGACAGACAAGATAATGTTTTGAACATTGTCCTGTTGGTTTCTTTGAAGCAGACCAGAAGTTAAAAAGTTAGAGATTGAACATAAGAGTTTGATCCTGGCTCAGATTGAACGCTGGCGGCATGCTTTACACATGCAAGTCGGACGGCAGCACAGAGAAGCTTGCTTCTTGGGTGGCGAGTGGCGAACGGGTGAGTAACATATCGGAACGTACCGAGTAGTGGGGGATAACTGATCGAAAGATCAGCTAATACCGCATACGTCTTGAGAGGGAAAGCAGGGGACCTTCGGGCCTTGCGCTATTCGAGCGGCCGATATCTGATTAGCTAGTTGGTGGGGTAAAGGCCTACCAAGGCGACGATCAGTAGCGGGTCTGAGAGGATGATCCGCCACACTGGGACTGAGACACGGCCCAGACTCCTACGGGAGGCAGCAGTGGGGAATTTTGGACAATGGGCGCAAGCCTGATCCAGCCATGCCGCGTGTCTGAAGAAGGCCTTCGGGTTGTAAAGGACTTTTGTCAGGGAAGAAAAGGCTGTTGCTAATATCAGCGGCTGATGACGGTACCTGAAGAATAAGCACCGGCTAACTACGTGCCAGCAGCCGCGGTAATACGTAGGGTGCGAGCGTTAATCGGAATTACTGGGCGTAAAGCGAGCGCAGACGGTTACTTAAGCAGGATGTGAAATCCCCGGGCTCAACCTGGGAACTGCGTTCTGAACTGGGTGACTAGAGTGTGTCAGAGGGAGGTAGAATTCCACGTGTAGCAGTGAAATGCGTAGAGATGTGGAGGAATACCGATGGCGAAGGCAGCCTCCTGGGATAACACTGACGTTCATGCTCGAAAGCGTGGGTAGCAAACAGGATTAGATACCCTGGTAGTCCACGCCCTAAACGATGTCAATTAGCTGTTGGGCAACTTGATTGTTCAGTAGCGTAGCTAACGCGTGAAATTGACCGCCTGGGGAGTACGGTCGCAAGATTAAAACTCAAAGGAATTGACGGGGACCCGCACAAGCGGTGGATGATGTGGATTAATTCGATGCAACGCGAAGAACCTTACCTGGTCTTGACATGTACGGAATCCTCCAGAGACGGAGGAGTGCCTTCGGGAGCCGTAACACAGGTGCTGCATGGCTGTCGTCAGCTCGTGTCGTGAGATGTTGGGTTAAGTCCCGCAACGAGCGCAACCCTTGTCATTAGTTGCCATCATTCAGTTGGGCACTCTAATGAGACTGCCGGTGACAAGCCGGAGGAAGGTGGGGATGACGTCAAGTCCTCATGGCCCTTATGACCAGGGCTTCACACGTCATACAATGGTCGGTACAGAGGGTAGCCAAGCCGCGAGGTGGAGCCAATCTCACAAAACCGATCGTAGTCCGGATTGCACTCTGCAACTCGAGTGCATGAAGTCGGAATCGCTAGTAATCGCAGGTCAGCATACTGCGGTGAATACGTTCCCGGGTCTTGTACACACCGCCCGTCACACCATGGGAGTGGGGGATACCAGAAGTAGGTAGGATAACCGCAAGGGGTCCGCTTACCACGGTATGCTTCATGACTGGGGTGAAGTCGTAACAAGGTAGCCGTAGGGGAACCTGCGGCTGGATCACCTCCTTTCTAGAGAAAGAAGAGGCTTTAGGCATTCACACTTATCGGTAAACTGAAAAGATGCGGAAGAAGCTTGAGTGAAGGCAAGGTTCGCTTAAGAAGAGAATCCGGGTTTGTAGCTCAGCTGGTTAGAGCACACGCTTGATAAGCGTGGGGTCGGAGGTTCAAGTCCTCCCAGACCCACCAATAACGGGGGCATAGCTCAGTTGGTAGAGCACCTGCTTTGCAAGCAGGGGGTCATCGGTTCGATCCCGTTTGCCTCCACCAAAACTTTGCAAATCAAAGTAATCCAGTTGCTTTTATTTTATTTGTACTTTTATATTTTATAGCAACTTATTTTGATTTGCGGAGTAAAATAACGACGCATCGATCTTTAACAAATTGGAAAGCCGAAATCAACAAACAAAGACAATGAGTTTGTTTTGATTTTTACCCTTTGCAAAGGGTAAAAATCTCTCGCAAGAGAAAAGAAAACAAACACAGTATTTGGGTGATGATTGTATCGACTTAATCCTGAAACACAAAAGGCAGGATTAAGACACAACAAAGCAGTAAGCTTTATCAAAGTAGGAATTTCAAGTTTACTTCCCTAGTCAACGGGTAGGTAAACGAAGTCAAAGAAGTTCTTGAAATGATAGAGTCAAGTGAATAAGTGCATCAGGTGGATGCCTTGGCGATGATAGGCGACGAAGGACGTGTAAGCCTGCGAAAAGCGCGGGGGAGCTGGCAATAAAGCTATGATCCCGCGATGTCCGAATGGGGAAACCCACTGCATTCTGTGCAGTATCCTAAGTTGAATACATAGACTTAGAGAAGCGAACCCGGAGAACTGAACCATCTAAGTACCCGGAGGAAAAGAAATCAACCGAGATTCCGCAAGTAGTGGCGAGCGAACGCGGAGGAGCCTGTACGTAATAACTGTCGAGATAGAAGAACAAGCTGGGAAGCTTGACCATAGTGGGTGATAGTCCCGTATTCGAAATCTCAATAGTGGTACTAAGCGTACGAAAAGTAGGGCGGGACACGTGAAATCCTGTCTGAATATGGGGGGACCATCCTCCAAGGCTAAATACTCATCATCGACCGATAGTGAACCAGTACCGTGAGGGAAAGGCGAAAAGAACCCCGGGAGGGGAGTGAAATAGAACCTGAAACCTGATGCATACAAACAGTGGGAGCACCCTAGTGGTGTGACTGCGTACCTTTTGTATAATGGGTCAACGACTTACATTCAGTAGCGAGCTTAACCGAATAGGGGAGGCGTAGGGAAACCGAGTCTTAATAGGGCGATTAGTTGCTGGGTGTAGACCCGAAACCGAGTGATCTATCCATGGCCAGGTTGAAGGTGCCGTAACAGGTACTGGAGGACCGAACCCACGCATGTTGCAAAATGCG
Above is a window of Neisseria sp. Marseille-Q6792 DNA encoding:
- a CDS encoding TIGR01621 family pseudouridine synthase, with amino-acid sequence MWEILFRHQDFVAINKPQGISVHRSDGEVSLTATLAAQLGVEKVWLLHRLDKQTGGILLFALNPQSAAVLAAQFAERKMKKTYLALSDRKPSKKQGWIKGGMEKSRRGMWKLTRNMENIAVTRFFSIRISEKMRLFILEPHTGKTHQLRVAMKSLGSPIFGDRLYGGTESETTFLYAWKIQFTYQQQEIEITAPLKNAWQAENISHALEEFYMAKAG